The Paenibacillus dendritiformis region CAGGACCATGAGCCAGATGATGGCGGCGCCCACAATCGCATGCCCCAGTCCGGCCATATGGTTCAGGCCGTTCATGTCCCGGCCGAGCACCTGCAGGATGCCGCGCGTTGTCATCGTGCCGATCGTCATCAGCATGCCGGCATTGTACACATAGTACCACGCTGTGAACGAGCGGACTTCGTGCACGCGGAACAGGCGCGCCAGGATGAGGAGCACGAGGAAGAAGAGGAAGCCGAGCACGAGCAGATGGGTATGCAGCGGCTTCAGCATCGTATAGTCCGTAAAACCGTTCAACTTGGTGAACTCTCTGAAAAAAACACCGGCTAATAGCCCGAGCACAGCATAAATAAATGATGTCACATACAGCTTTTTCATGGTGCATTACCTCTCTCCATGTCATTTTGGGGGAGCTGCTTGCTGCCCGGCATCAGATTGCCCAGGGCAGCGGCCGAGGCGGGAGCAAGCTGCCGGAGCTCCTATCGACTCTGCGTTCGCGCTGTTCTGACGGGAGGGCAGCAGGCTCCGTCCCCTGCTTGTATTTTCGCGTCTCTACCAGACATTGTAACTGCCTCGTATGAACGGAATATGAACGGAAGGTAACAAAATCGGGGGCTCGGAGCCGCGGCGCCGCCGTATGGAAT contains the following coding sequences:
- a CDS encoding DUF2871 family protein, with translation MKKLYVTSFIYAVLGLLAGVFFREFTKLNGFTDYTMLKPLHTHLLVLGFLFFLVLLILARLFRVHEVRSFTAWYYVYNAGMLMTIGTMTTRGILQVLGRDMNGLNHMAGLGHAIVGAAIIWLMVLLGKTLKEPARQ